The following are from one region of the Geothermobacter ehrlichii genome:
- a CDS encoding D-sedoheptulose-7-phosphate isomerase translates to MKDVVQGYLRAHLDLIEQLHRHPGPMLDLAARLTRTLSSGGRVFAFGNGGSAADAQHFCAELVGGFRLKNAHRAAVSLVADAAVLTALGNDYGYDEIFAVQLRALAAPGDLALGLTTSGRSPNVLRGLETARELGAQTVCLCGNHTELVGPLADLVLSIPADETSLIQEAHGIVLHLCALLVERAEQERCR, encoded by the coding sequence ATGAAGGACGTGGTTCAGGGCTATCTTCGGGCCCATCTCGACCTGATTGAACAGTTGCACCGGCATCCCGGGCCGATGCTGGATCTGGCGGCCCGACTGACACGGACCCTGTCATCGGGAGGGCGGGTCTTCGCCTTCGGCAACGGTGGCTCGGCGGCCGACGCCCAACACTTCTGCGCTGAACTGGTTGGTGGTTTTCGGCTGAAGAACGCTCATCGCGCCGCCGTTTCCCTGGTGGCGGATGCAGCTGTCCTGACAGCCCTGGGCAACGACTACGGCTACGACGAAATCTTTGCCGTACAGCTCAGGGCGCTGGCCGCTCCCGGTGATCTGGCCCTGGGGCTGACGACCAGTGGCCGCTCGCCGAATGTGCTGCGCGGGCTTGAAACCGCCCGCGAACTCGGAGCACAGACGGTCTGTCTCTGTGGCAACCATACCGAATTGGTCGGACCGCTTGCCGACCTGGTCCTTTCGATTCCCGCCGACGAGACATCGCTGATCCAGGAGGCGCACGGCATCGTTCTGCATCTTTGCGCCCTGCTGGTCGAGCGTGCGGAACAGGAGCGATGCCGATGA
- the rfaE1 gene encoding D-glycero-beta-D-manno-heptose-7-phosphate kinase has protein sequence MPMTAVEHFLAGCADLEVLVVGDLMLDHYLFGQTGRISPEAPVPVVRFLSEEFRPGGAANVALNLRRLGCRVHLAGVVGDDADGRSLRRLVEREAVCTAGIETDEGRRTTRKTRIISRNQQVLRIDREDVVPLGAEWVDLLLNRLLPMIETCRLVLCSDYGKGSLPPALLSVLVDRCRQRQVPVLIDPKGVDYTPYRGASLLTPNRSELCRAARLDPGDSDDARLFAAARRLVGELDLDGMLVTRSEEGMTHVDREGRLLHSSARVREVHDVAGAGDTVLAVVGAAVALGLEMPEAMRLANLAAGIVVGKPGVAAVSPDELKNADRPRDKRIAASRLEQIGNEARALGRRIVFTNGCFDLLHVGHVRYLQKAREFGDLLVLGLNSDASIRRLKGERRPLIGQEERAQILAALDSVDYIVVFDEDTPIELIRALRPDILVKGGDYAPEEVVGREFVESYGGRLELVTFEAGKSTTAIVEKILDTYRD, from the coding sequence ATGCCGATGACCGCCGTCGAGCACTTTCTGGCCGGTTGTGCCGATCTCGAGGTTCTGGTGGTCGGCGACCTGATGCTCGACCACTACCTGTTCGGTCAGACCGGACGCATTTCTCCGGAAGCGCCGGTACCGGTGGTCCGTTTTCTGTCCGAAGAATTCCGCCCCGGTGGTGCCGCCAATGTCGCCCTGAACCTGCGCCGACTGGGCTGCCGGGTTCACCTGGCGGGGGTGGTGGGGGATGATGCCGATGGCCGTTCGCTGCGGCGGCTGGTGGAACGGGAAGCCGTCTGCACCGCCGGCATTGAAACCGATGAGGGGCGTCGGACGACCCGCAAGACCCGGATCATCTCCCGCAATCAGCAGGTTCTGCGCATCGATCGCGAGGATGTGGTTCCCCTGGGAGCGGAATGGGTCGATCTGCTGCTGAACCGGCTGCTGCCCATGATCGAGACCTGCCGCCTGGTTCTCTGCTCCGACTATGGCAAGGGCAGCCTGCCGCCGGCGCTTCTTTCAGTGCTTGTCGACCGTTGTCGCCAGAGACAAGTGCCGGTGCTGATCGATCCCAAGGGAGTCGACTACACGCCGTACCGGGGTGCGTCGCTGCTGACGCCGAACAGAAGCGAACTCTGCCGGGCGGCGCGGCTCGATCCGGGCGACAGTGACGATGCACGCCTGTTTGCCGCCGCCCGGCGTCTGGTCGGCGAGCTCGACCTGGATGGGATGCTCGTCACGCGCAGTGAAGAGGGGATGACCCATGTCGACCGTGAGGGCCGTCTGCTGCACAGCAGCGCCCGGGTCAGGGAAGTTCACGATGTCGCCGGCGCCGGGGACACGGTGCTGGCGGTGGTCGGCGCTGCGGTCGCTCTCGGTCTGGAGATGCCGGAAGCCATGCGGCTGGCCAACCTGGCCGCCGGCATCGTGGTTGGAAAGCCGGGGGTAGCGGCGGTGTCCCCCGATGAGCTGAAAAATGCCGATCGTCCCCGTGACAAGCGCATCGCGGCGTCCCGGCTGGAGCAGATTGGAAACGAGGCGCGTGCTCTCGGGCGCCGCATCGTCTTCACCAACGGCTGTTTCGATCTGCTGCATGTCGGTCATGTCAGGTATCTGCAGAAGGCCAGGGAGTTCGGCGACCTGCTGGTGCTCGGCCTGAATTCGGATGCTTCCATCCGGCGGCTCAAAGGGGAGCGACGACCGCTGATCGGCCAGGAGGAGCGGGCGCAGATTCTGGCTGCTCTGGACAGTGTCGATTACATCGTCGTTTTTGACGAGGACACTCCCATCGAGCTGATCCGGGCCCTGCGGCCGGACATTCTGGTCAAGGGCGGTGACTACGCACCCGAAGAGGTGGTCGGCAGGGAATTCGTCGAAAGTTATGGCGGTCGTCTCGAGCTGGTGACCTTCGAGGCCGGCAAGTCGACCACGGCCATTGTCGAGAAGATTCTCGATACCTATCGCGACTGA
- a CDS encoding D-glycero-alpha-D-manno-heptose-1,7-bisphosphate 7-phosphatase — protein sequence MTSVPVRGRPAVFLDRDGTLIEERDYLCRPEDVVLLPGAAEAVCRLNRAGIAVVVVTNQSGVARGYFDLAVVGRIHRHLDRQLACSGARIDGYYVCPHHPTEGDTPWRCDCECRKPKPGLLLRAATEMGIDLSRSFMIGDKISDLQAGEKAGCLSLLVRTGYGEWVLTSHPHRAERAFSSLAAAVDFVLQDQGLWRGNGTGRRIDPKED from the coding sequence ATGACGTCCGTGCCCGTAAGAGGACGCCCCGCGGTCTTTCTCGATCGTGACGGAACCCTGATCGAAGAGCGCGATTACCTGTGTCGTCCGGAAGATGTCGTTCTTCTGCCGGGGGCGGCCGAAGCGGTTTGCCGGCTCAACCGGGCCGGCATCGCCGTTGTTGTCGTGACCAACCAGTCGGGGGTGGCGCGTGGTTATTTCGATCTGGCAGTGGTTGGACGGATTCACAGGCATCTCGACCGTCAGCTGGCCTGTTCGGGGGCCCGTATCGATGGTTATTATGTCTGTCCGCACCATCCGACGGAGGGCGATACGCCCTGGCGTTGCGACTGTGAGTGTCGCAAGCCGAAGCCGGGGCTTCTGCTGCGGGCTGCCACCGAGATGGGGATCGACCTGTCCCGTTCCTTCATGATCGGTGACAAGATATCGGATTTGCAGGCCGGCGAGAAGGCGGGGTGTCTGTCCCTGCTCGTGCGCACCGGTTACGGCGAATGGGTGCTGACCAGCCATCCGCACCGGGCGGAGCGTGCCTTTTCCAGTCTTGCCGCCGCCGTCGATTTTGTCCTGCAGGACCAGGGACTGTGGCGGGGCAACGGCACTGGCCGGCGCATTGACCCTAAAGAGGATTAA
- a CDS encoding nucleotide sugar dehydrogenase: protein MVNLEKVVQDTGIAVVGLGYVGLPLAVAFARHLKVTGFDIDERKLGQLRRGQDVTGEVAPEDLKRADIVFTSDPAKLKSAAVVIVTVPTPIDSNRKPDLGPLRSACRTIGPHLAPGAVVVFESTVYPGVTEEECVPWLEEASGGKCGVDFKVAYSPERINPGDKVHTVENIVKVVAAQDAESLELVAGLYGLIVRAGIHRAPSIRVAEAAKVIENTQRDLNIALMNELALIFNRLGISTRDVLAAAGTKWNFLPFTPGLVGGHCIGVDPYYLTYKAEAIGYHPEVILAGRRINDGMGKYVAEMTVKKLIEADLPVKGSRVLVLGLTFKENCPDIRNSKVVDILNELRSFGVETLVYDPVADPEDARREYGVELLSSLESVGVDAVVWAVAHEAFRKLADTLPALYRHSGGRVLVDVKHQLSVEAARRLGLLYWSL, encoded by the coding sequence TTGGTGAATCTGGAAAAGGTTGTTCAGGATACAGGTATTGCCGTTGTCGGGCTCGGCTATGTCGGTTTGCCGCTGGCCGTGGCCTTCGCCCGGCATCTGAAGGTGACCGGGTTCGACATCGACGAGCGGAAACTCGGGCAGCTGCGGCGGGGTCAGGATGTCACCGGCGAGGTGGCGCCGGAAGATCTGAAGCGGGCCGACATCGTCTTTACCTCCGATCCGGCGAAGCTGAAGTCGGCGGCCGTGGTGATCGTCACCGTGCCGACCCCTATCGATTCGAACCGCAAGCCGGATTTGGGGCCGCTTCGGTCGGCCTGCAGGACCATCGGTCCGCACCTCGCCCCGGGCGCCGTGGTTGTCTTCGAATCGACGGTCTACCCGGGGGTGACCGAGGAGGAATGCGTTCCCTGGCTCGAAGAGGCCTCCGGCGGGAAATGCGGCGTCGATTTCAAGGTGGCCTATTCGCCCGAGCGGATCAACCCCGGCGACAAGGTGCATACCGTCGAGAATATCGTCAAGGTGGTGGCGGCCCAGGATGCCGAAAGCCTGGAACTGGTGGCCGGTCTGTACGGCCTGATCGTCAGGGCGGGAATTCATCGCGCTCCCTCGATCCGGGTTGCCGAGGCGGCCAAGGTAATCGAGAATACCCAGCGTGATCTCAACATCGCCCTGATGAACGAGCTGGCGCTGATCTTCAACCGGCTCGGCATCTCCACCCGTGACGTGCTGGCGGCTGCCGGTACCAAGTGGAACTTTCTGCCGTTCACGCCAGGCCTGGTCGGCGGCCACTGCATTGGGGTCGATCCCTATTATCTGACCTACAAGGCGGAGGCGATCGGTTACCATCCCGAGGTGATCCTGGCCGGCCGGCGCATCAACGACGGCATGGGTAAGTATGTCGCCGAGATGACGGTCAAGAAGCTGATTGAGGCCGATCTTCCGGTCAAGGGGAGCCGGGTGCTGGTGCTCGGCCTGACCTTCAAGGAGAACTGTCCCGATATCCGCAACAGCAAGGTGGTCGATATCCTGAACGAACTGCGCAGTTTCGGCGTCGAAACCCTGGTGTACGATCCGGTCGCCGATCCTGAAGATGCCCGTCGCGAATATGGTGTCGAGCTTCTGTCAAGCCTGGAGAGCGTCGGGGTCGATGCTGTCGTCTGGGCCGTCGCTCACGAAGCCTTTCGGAAACTGGCCGACACCCTTCCCGCGCTTTACCGTCACTCCGGGGGGCGGGTGCTGGTGGACGTCAAGCATCAACTCTCTGTCGAGGCAGCCCGGCGGCTCGGTCTGCTGTACTGGAGTCTCTGA
- the rfbB gene encoding dTDP-glucose 4,6-dehydratase, translated as MVTGKRLLVTGGAGFIGSNFVRMALAEADIACLVNLDKLTYAGNLRSLADVEDDARYVFVRGDICDRPLVERLLREHDIGTIVHFAAESHVDRSIVGPDAFVRTNVVGTFTLLEAARTVWGDDVANRRFLHVSTDEVYGSLGETGYFSETTPYDPRSPYSASKAGSDHLASAYFHTYGLPVLITNCSNNYGPYQFPEKLIPLIINNARQGKELPVYGDGRNVRDWLYVDDHCRAILAVLQGGRPGETYNIGGNSEKQNIEVVQTICDLLDVKLGLLDGRPRRSLIRFVKDRAGHDRRYAIDATKIRNELGWKPQVRFEEGIQKTIDWYLEHQDWLDAVLDGSYQDYYARMYENR; from the coding sequence ATCGTGACGGGCAAGCGACTGCTGGTTACCGGCGGAGCCGGTTTCATCGGTTCGAATTTCGTGCGCATGGCCCTGGCCGAGGCGGATATCGCTTGCCTGGTCAATCTCGACAAGCTGACCTATGCCGGCAACCTGCGGAGCCTGGCCGACGTCGAGGATGATGCGCGATACGTTTTCGTCCGGGGAGACATCTGTGACCGGCCGCTGGTCGAAAGGCTGCTGCGCGAGCATGATATCGGCACCATTGTTCATTTTGCGGCCGAGTCGCATGTCGACCGGAGTATCGTCGGGCCGGACGCGTTCGTGCGTACCAATGTCGTGGGTACCTTCACCCTGCTGGAAGCGGCGCGGACGGTCTGGGGGGACGATGTCGCAAACAGGCGCTTTTTGCATGTCAGCACCGACGAGGTGTATGGCTCTCTGGGAGAAACGGGCTACTTCAGCGAAACGACTCCCTACGATCCCCGCTCGCCCTATTCGGCGAGCAAGGCCGGCTCGGATCATCTGGCCAGCGCCTATTTTCACACCTACGGCCTGCCGGTTCTCATCACCAACTGCTCCAACAATTACGGCCCCTACCAGTTTCCCGAAAAACTGATCCCCCTGATCATCAACAACGCCCGCCAGGGCAAGGAGCTGCCGGTCTACGGCGACGGCAGGAACGTGCGCGACTGGCTTTATGTCGACGATCACTGCCGGGCGATCCTGGCCGTGCTCCAGGGGGGGCGGCCGGGGGAAACCTACAACATCGGTGGCAACAGCGAGAAGCAGAACATCGAGGTCGTTCAGACCATCTGCGACCTGCTCGACGTGAAGCTGGGGCTGCTCGACGGTCGGCCCCGGCGCAGTCTGATCCGTTTTGTCAAGGATCGGGCCGGGCACGACCGGCGCTATGCCATCGATGCCACCAAGATCAGAAACGAACTCGGCTGGAAGCCGCAGGTGCGATTCGAAGAAGGAATCCAAAAAACCATCGACTGGTACCTCGAGCACCAGGACTGGCTGGATGCGGTGCTCGACGGCAGCTATCAGGACTATTATGCCCGGATGTACGAAAATCGCTGA
- the rfbD gene encoding dTDP-4-dehydrorhamnose reductase, which translates to MEPARVALIGAKGMLARAVRSVLPQTAVVQGYDLPEFDLTDRRQVLDRLAAFAPTLIINCAAYTDVDGCETAEELATCVNGKGPGFLAEAAMDTGAVLVHISTDYVFDGRAECPCREEDPTAPLSAYGRSKLAGETAIRDSGLGDYLIVRTSWLYGPGGRNFVETMLRLMAEREELRVVADQVGSPTLTFDLAEAILRLLAAGGRGIVHFSNSGQCSWHQFAEAIRDEALAAGMSLKVRRIDPIATVDYPLPARRPAWSVLDKSRYTQLTGVFPPDWRQSLKRYMKTRQEG; encoded by the coding sequence ATGGAGCCGGCCCGCGTTGCGTTGATCGGCGCCAAGGGGATGCTGGCCCGGGCGGTTCGGTCCGTGCTCCCGCAAACGGCCGTGGTGCAGGGCTATGACCTGCCGGAATTCGACCTGACCGACCGGCGTCAGGTGCTTGATCGGCTTGCCGCCTTTGCTCCGACACTGATCATCAACTGCGCCGCCTATACCGATGTCGATGGTTGTGAGACAGCGGAAGAGCTCGCGACTTGCGTCAATGGCAAGGGGCCGGGTTTTTTAGCCGAGGCGGCGATGGATACCGGTGCCGTTCTGGTGCATATCTCCACTGATTACGTTTTCGACGGCCGGGCGGAGTGCCCCTGCCGCGAGGAGGATCCGACCGCGCCTCTTTCGGCCTACGGTCGAAGCAAGCTGGCCGGCGAGACGGCCATTAGAGATTCCGGCCTCGGGGATTACCTGATCGTTCGCACCAGCTGGCTGTACGGGCCGGGTGGCAGAAACTTCGTCGAGACCATGCTGCGCCTGATGGCCGAACGCGAAGAGTTGCGGGTGGTTGCCGACCAGGTCGGTTCTCCGACCCTGACCTTCGATCTGGCGGAGGCCATTCTGAGGCTGCTGGCTGCCGGGGGACGGGGAATCGTACATTTTTCCAACAGTGGTCAGTGCAGCTGGCACCAGTTCGCCGAGGCGATACGCGACGAGGCACTGGCAGCCGGCATGTCGCTGAAGGTGCGGCGGATCGATCCGATCGCGACAGTCGATTATCCGCTGCCGGCGCGCCGGCCGGCCTGGTCGGTTCTGGACAAGAGCCGGTACACGCAACTGACCGGCGTTTTTCCGCCCGACTGGCGGCAGAGCCTGAAGCGCTACATGAAAACGAGACAGGAGGGATGA
- the rfbA gene encoding glucose-1-phosphate thymidylyltransferase RfbA, translated as MSGVKKGIVLAGGAGTRLYPLTKVASKQLMPVYDKPMIYYPLSTLMRAGVRDILLISTPQDIHRFENLLGDGRQWGISITYAVQPEPKGIAQAFQIGADFIAGDNVSLILGDNIFYGRMGLERIFAEFCDGALIFGYPVVDPERYGVVEFDEDGRAVGIEEKPAKPKSHYAVPGLYIYDGRVVELADALKPSARGELEITDLNLAYLERGLLRVEKLERGIAWLDTGTHQSLLEASHFIGTLEVRQGLKIACLEEVALNKGYISREEFSRLLDDVPRSSYRDYLLQVLRDFRER; from the coding sequence ATGTCCGGGGTGAAAAAGGGGATTGTCCTGGCCGGCGGCGCCGGCACCAGGCTCTACCCCCTGACCAAGGTGGCCAGCAAGCAGTTGATGCCGGTCTACGACAAACCGATGATCTATTATCCCCTGTCGACCCTGATGCGGGCTGGCGTCCGGGATATTCTGCTGATCTCCACGCCGCAGGATATCCACCGTTTCGAGAACCTGCTCGGGGATGGTCGCCAGTGGGGGATTTCCATCACCTATGCCGTGCAGCCGGAGCCGAAGGGAATCGCCCAGGCGTTCCAGATTGGTGCCGACTTCATCGCCGGCGACAATGTCAGCCTCATTCTCGGGGACAACATTTTTTATGGACGGATGGGACTGGAGAGGATTTTTGCCGAATTTTGCGACGGAGCGCTGATTTTCGGCTACCCGGTGGTCGATCCCGAGCGTTACGGCGTGGTCGAGTTCGATGAGGACGGCCGCGCTGTCGGCATTGAGGAGAAACCGGCGAAGCCCAAGTCGCACTATGCCGTTCCCGGGCTCTACATCTACGACGGCCGGGTGGTCGAGCTGGCGGATGCCCTGAAACCCTCGGCGCGCGGCGAGCTGGAGATCACCGACCTCAACCTGGCCTATCTCGAGCGGGGACTGCTGCGGGTCGAGAAGCTGGAACGGGGGATCGCCTGGCTCGACACCGGCACCCATCAGAGCCTGCTCGAGGCGAGCCATTTTATCGGTACCCTGGAAGTCAGGCAGGGGCTGAAGATCGCCTGCCTGGAGGAAGTCGCCCTGAACAAGGGATATATCAGCCGCGAAGAGTTCTCCCGTCTGCTCGACGATGTTCCCAGATCGAGCTATCGCGACTATCTGCTGCAGGTACTCAGGGATTTCCGTGAACGATGA
- the rfbC gene encoding dTDP-4-dehydrorhamnose 3,5-epimerase: MKIIPTEIPDVLLIEPQVFGDARGFFLESFNQRRWEDMTGQSVVFVQDNHSRSVRGVLRGLHYQLPPAEQGKLVRCVVGRIFDVAVDIRKNSPTFGRWVGRYLSADNFRQLWMPPGFAHGFLVLSERAEVLYKTTAYYAPEHDRAIRWDDPELAIDWPLDAAPKLSEKDRLAPPIAEAELP; encoded by the coding sequence ATGAAGATCATTCCGACCGAAATACCGGACGTTCTGCTGATTGAGCCGCAGGTGTTCGGCGATGCCCGGGGATTCTTTCTCGAATCCTTCAACCAGCGTCGCTGGGAAGATATGACGGGGCAGTCGGTGGTTTTTGTCCAGGACAATCACTCGCGGTCGGTCAGGGGAGTGCTGCGGGGCCTGCATTACCAGTTGCCGCCGGCGGAACAGGGCAAGCTGGTGCGCTGTGTTGTCGGCCGGATTTTCGATGTCGCGGTCGACATCCGCAAGAATTCCCCCACCTTCGGTCGCTGGGTCGGGCGGTACCTTTCCGCGGACAATTTCCGCCAGCTGTGGATGCCGCCGGGATTCGCCCACGGTTTTCTGGTTCTTTCCGAGCGGGCCGAGGTGCTGTACAAGACGACAGCCTACTACGCGCCGGAACATGATCGCGCCATCCGCTGGGACGATCCCGAACTGGCAATTGACTGGCCGCTCGATGCTGCGCCGAAACTTTCGGAAAAGGATCGGCTCGCCCCCCCGATTGCCGAGGCGGAGTTGCCCTGA
- the cysC gene encoding adenylyl-sulfate kinase, with protein MQLETRTRSILKAVSWRTLATLTTAVIVFLFTGRVALALTVGVLEVFAKMALYFFHERLWQKIRFGRRDVPSFVVWFTGLPASGKKDVADRVYRKLERTGIKVERLDSHDVRHLFPKLGFSPEEVDRHVKRAGHLCSMLEKNGVSVVASFVSPYREGRQFARSLARNFVEVYMKSTVEACERRDRKGHYAKARRGEYRFFPGVDVTYEEPESAEIVIEIDRMTADEAADRIYGYLRRNYLNGV; from the coding sequence ATGCAGCTGGAAACCCGCACCCGCTCGATCCTCAAGGCCGTTTCCTGGCGTACCCTGGCAACCCTGACCACGGCGGTGATTGTCTTCCTCTTTACCGGCAGGGTGGCGCTGGCGCTGACCGTAGGCGTCCTGGAAGTGTTCGCCAAGATGGCGCTCTATTTCTTTCACGAGCGGCTCTGGCAGAAGATCCGCTTCGGCCGGCGGGACGTTCCGTCCTTCGTCGTCTGGTTTACGGGGTTGCCCGCCTCCGGCAAGAAGGATGTGGCGGACAGGGTCTACCGGAAGCTCGAACGCACCGGCATCAAGGTGGAACGACTGGACAGCCACGATGTCCGGCATCTCTTTCCGAAGCTCGGTTTCTCCCCCGAGGAGGTCGATCGGCATGTCAAAAGGGCCGGCCATCTCTGTTCGATGCTGGAGAAGAACGGAGTCAGTGTGGTCGCGTCCTTTGTATCACCCTACCGGGAAGGCCGCCAGTTCGCCCGGTCTCTGGCGCGCAATTTCGTCGAGGTCTACATGAAGAGCACGGTCGAGGCCTGTGAACGCCGCGACCGCAAGGGACACTACGCCAAAGCCCGGCGCGGGGAGTACCGTTTTTTCCCCGGTGTGGACGTGACCTACGAAGAGCCGGAATCCGCCGAAATCGTCATCGAGATCGACCGGATGACGGCGGACGAGGCCGCAGACCGGATCTATGGGTATCTGCGGCGGAATTATCTAAATGGTGTTTAG
- the cysD gene encoding sulfate adenylyltransferase subunit CysD, which translates to MTHLEQLEAESIHIMREVAAEFENPVMLYSIGKDSSVMLHLARKAFYPGKIPFPLLHVDTTWKFRDMIAFRDRMAAEHGFELIVHVNEEGVAQGINPFTHGSALYTDVMKTEGLKQALDKYGFDAAFGGARRDEEKSRAKERIFSFRSANHRWDPKNQRPELWNLYNTRVRPKESIRVFPLSNWTELDIWQYIYLENIPIVPLYFAAERPVVERDGMLIMVDDDRLELLPGEQVQKKMVRFRTLGCYPLTGAIESTATTLPEIIREMLLTRTSERQGRLIDHDQAGSMEKKKAEGYF; encoded by the coding sequence ATGACCCATCTGGAACAACTCGAAGCCGAAAGCATTCACATCATGCGGGAAGTCGCCGCCGAGTTCGAGAACCCGGTGATGCTCTACTCGATCGGCAAGGACTCCTCGGTGATGCTGCACCTGGCCCGCAAGGCCTTCTACCCGGGAAAGATCCCCTTTCCGCTGCTGCACGTCGACACCACCTGGAAGTTCCGCGACATGATCGCCTTTCGCGACCGGATGGCGGCCGAGCACGGTTTCGAGCTGATCGTGCACGTCAACGAGGAGGGTGTCGCCCAGGGGATCAATCCCTTCACCCACGGCAGCGCCCTGTACACCGACGTGATGAAGACCGAGGGGCTGAAGCAGGCGCTGGACAAGTACGGTTTCGACGCCGCCTTCGGCGGCGCCCGCCGGGACGAGGAGAAGTCGCGGGCCAAGGAACGCATCTTCTCCTTCCGCAGCGCCAACCACCGCTGGGATCCGAAGAACCAGCGGCCCGAGCTGTGGAACCTGTACAACACCCGGGTGCGGCCGAAAGAGAGCATCCGCGTCTTCCCCCTGTCCAACTGGACCGAGCTCGACATCTGGCAATACATCTACCTGGAGAACATTCCCATCGTGCCGCTCTACTTCGCCGCCGAGCGGCCGGTGGTCGAGCGCGACGGCATGCTGATCATGGTCGACGACGACCGGCTCGAGCTGCTTCCCGGCGAGCAGGTGCAGAAAAAGATGGTGCGCTTCCGCACCCTGGGCTGCTATCCGCTGACCGGGGCCATCGAATCGACGGCCACCACGTTGCCGGAGATCATCCGCGAGATGCTGCTGACCCGCACTTCCGAGCGGCAGGGGAGGCTGATCGACCACGACCAGGCCGGCTCCATGGAGAAGAAGAAGGCGGAAGGATACTTTTGA